The DNA window GTTGTGAATAGAAAGAtggaagcaaaagaaaaatgaagaaaagggaTGGAAATGGATTATTTATTAGGGTTAGGGACACaacacaaatataaattttgacgttattaaaaggaaaattaatcCACAAGACAGACGTGACTCCCACTACCTAACAGCTCTCTACCTATCCtatgtaatatatatttaatcaaaatCCTTCCTcctaatatcatatcatatcataacacaTTGTGAGGCTTATATCTCTTTAAAGTTCCTTTCACTACTCGCTGTCTTTCCTTCAACCAACACCCATCAAATTATACAcactatttctctctctccgaACCACCTTTGACTTCTACCCTCTCTCTAGAAGTTGCCGCCTGCAGTTTCTTTGTTGAACCCCAATTGGGTTCCTTTTCAAatctcctttctctctctctactgcATAGAATTGGGCGGTAAGCACGAAGGTTTGTGAGGAATTATTTGCTCCTCATTGAATTGTAGAAGAGGGTGGTCAAAGTCagagaaaagggaagaaattaTTGCCACCATAAAGCTTTGGGAATTGTTAAGCTATATGGAGAACAATATTAAGAGTGGAATGATCAGCTCATATGAACTTGAAGAGTACCAGAGATTTTCTTATTCAAAGTAATGGAAGGGGAGAGCCATAAGTCCAAATCCAGTAGGTTCCGCAAGTACTGGTTCACTGCTGGAAAGCATAAGAGACCTGACCCATGTTGTCCCAGCAATGAAATTTCTGGTTCGTTTTGTCATATgtttgttgattttgtttcGGTTAATTTCCATTTCAACTTACTGAGGTTGTCTTTGTTGCAGATGGAGATGACTACGAAAGTGAAAACTTTCTGGAGAAGGTCCTTTCTCGGTCGGTGGATATGGCTCCGTACAAATTAGCCAATGAATTAAGGTGGCCAAAggaattaaaagtttttgaGTCATAATTTCTCTATGATACTTTTCTTAACTTTTAATCTGGAATCGATTGTCCTCAATTGAATCAGAATCTTTGTGGGTACTTGGAATGTCGCCGGAAGATCGCCGATCGGAAGCTTGGCCGTCGATTTAGACGATTGGCTCAATCTCAAAGATGCTGCAGATTTATACGTTCTTGGGTATGTTGTTTagatccaaaaagaaaacagacctcttttcttattttgaacaATTGGGCACTAAGTTTCGACTgggtttgtttctttctctgtttttggAAGGAAGGTTTCAAGAAATTGTACCGTTACAAACAAGGACAGTAGTCGGAGCGGAGGACACAACCAAAGCAACAAACTGGAACTTACTGATCGGAAAAATTCTAAACGACAAATACGGATGCCCATGGCTAACGCCAATGATGACGAACACAGCCACCGGCGACGAGgattacaaaagaaacaaagactCTAAAAGGCCGAGGAGTTTCGCAGGCGGCGATCAAACTCCGATCAAATTCCCGGGGAGAATTCCGGCGAACAGGGTAATGGGCGGGAGCAGATACGTGTTGTTGGCAAGCAAGAAGATGGTGGGAGTGTTTATAAGCGTATGGATAAAGAGAGATTTGGTGAGGAAATATTACATATCCAATGTGAAAGTTTGTTCGGTGGCCTGTGGAATAATGGGTTACTTGGGGAATAAAGGGTCGGTTTCGGTGAGTATGTCGATTGAAGGGACAAGTTTTTGCTTTGTGGCTGCCCATTTGGCTTCCGGGGAGAAAAAGGGGGACGAGCGGCGGAGGAACCGCCAGGTGTCTGAGATATTCCGGC is part of the Cucurbita pepo subsp. pepo cultivar mu-cu-16 chromosome LG03, ASM280686v2, whole genome shotgun sequence genome and encodes:
- the LOC111791610 gene encoding type IV inositol polyphosphate 5-phosphatase 6-like, with the translated sequence MEGESHKSKSSRFRKYWFTAGKHKRPDPCCPSNEISDGDDYESENFLEKVLSRSVDMAPYKLANELRIFVGTWNVAGRSPIGSLAVDLDDWLNLKDAADLYVLGFQEIVPLQTRTVVGAEDTTKATNWNLLIGKILNDKYGCPWLTPMMTNTATGDEDYKRNKDSKRPRSFAGGDQTPIKFPGRIPANRVMGGSRYVLLASKKMVGVFISVWIKRDLVRKYYISNVKVCSVACGIMGYLGNKGSVSVSMSIEGTSFCFVAAHLASGEKKGDERRRNRQVSEIFRRTFFARTPKDDSYPNPRPPPLTILGHDQIFWFGDLNYRLYLEDSFARQLIKEQEWEALQEFDQLRKEQEAGGVFQGWREGNIEFAPTYKYSSSNCNRYSGGPLRRTGEKQRTPAWCDRILWYGKGVRQLSYFRSESKFSDHRPVSAQFLAQIELLESTNPRVIALSKFLPSIPPPKQMVKGETNEEAKSTLAALMVKDREESSPWVRNSYRTNI